The genomic DNA TAACACCAGGTTTCCAATCATGTCACAATAGCCCGTCGCCTGCTCTCACAGGCTGGAGCTAGCATCAGGCTGGAGCTAGCATCGCTCGCTAGCTCCCAGGCGTCAGCTGCCGGTACTTTTGAGTTCCTGAGTTTGGACAATGAGGAGATCAGCTGTCGCACAGTAACTAGTTTAAAACAGGTTTGGTAGCTAAGCTTGTTCAAGTGTAATAATGAGGTGACTTTACTCGTTCGTTTTGTTAAGAGATGTTTATATGGAAACTTGAAACAGCCAGTAGGACTATAGAGCTAACCGCGACAGATCAAAGTGTCACACGTTGAGCTAAAGTAGTTTAAAGACGTGTTAAGTTAGCATAGCTTGTAGCATGTTTGGATACATGTGATGGTCATTTCAACCAACTGCTTGTATCTGACTGTTACATTGAGATATATCTTCAGTGCTTATAGAAGTGGTTTCCTGTCTCATTCTACCAGCTCCTACTGTCTCAGCTGCCATGAATCTCTCTCACTTTATTATTGTGGTCGTTTGTTTACATCCAAACTATTTACTCGCATCAACCCAACTCATGAAAGTGTTTACTGTCGCCTAAATTTATTTCCTAAATAGTCAGGACCATTCTCAGCATCGTCCCATATGTTCCCAGCTCATACACAAGCATCGAGAAATTTTGCgcttcagtgtcttgctcaaggacacttcagcatgcatgAGACTGTGTTCAAATTGCCCTCTAATTAGTGGAACACCTCTATTAGTGGACCACCTGctctatctcctgagccacagcggCCAATGTGTTATATTTTGCTAAGACCGGTTCCCCTTTGTCCCAGCCCCATATTAACTGTCAACAACAGTGTCACAAATTGGTCAGCACCCTGCGTGTGTTGCTTGTTGTCATGAGAATGCAAATGAGTAAACTGTTAATTGTTTCCATGTGATTATTGGAGTTTACCTTGACCAACATCACTACAGTGAGTATGAGGCACGCTTGGAGAGGTACAGTGAGCGTATCTGGACATGCAAGAGCACTGGAAGCAGCCAGCTGACGCACAAAGAAGCATgggaggaggaacaagaagtCACCGAACTGTGAGTATCACACCAAGCGTTAACATGTTCACAGCTCCATACGGCCATCGAAATATGAGCCATTTGTCAGCTCCACAGTCATTACACATTCTTATATATTCAGAAGTACAGGCTCCGGGTGTTATTAAATAGTAAACGTTTGTTGGTGATTTAGATGCACTTGCACAAACATACAAGTGTGCTTCTTTTATTGAAGCTTGTTAGTATTATGAAAGAGACATTATCCCACAGTCAAGGTCACAAGGCTTGCTGCTTTGCTAGGATTGGATAGATCTGGTGCTCCTCCTCTTATTCTATttagagggtgtgtgtgtgattgagtcaTCCTTGAATCTATATGTCCTGGTGAGAGTTTACTTATTCTGATGTGCAAAGGGGAGAAATTTAGACAGAATATTAATAGACATCTTGCAATTCACTTATTTACAGCCAGGTGTACTAATGCTGTACTGTATATGTGCTGTCAGGAAGGGGAAGGTGACCTAAACCATATAGGTGAACCAAAGAGATATCACAGCAAAGACAAGGCAGAACTGAGTAGGGCAGTGTGGAGCTGCCCAGATCCAAGTCACCCAGGATCACAAGATGCATTTAAGCCCTGTCTAATAATATCAGACCAGAGATTCAACTCCCCCTGCTGGCCACTCTCATCCCTTTGTTGTCCTGTTATGTAATGCTGTGGTCCCTGTGATGACTGCAGGGCAGGAATTCAAACTGTGTGAATGAAATGTTGCTGTGAATACAGCACATCATACCCATGAACAAATCCAGTTAATGTCCAACATGGCTAAACTCTTGGTAGCCAAGCTTGTTTTTAATTGATGACAGAACATTAACAATCTCTAACTTTATATGTCAAGAGACACAAAACGATAGTAGTGCTAAAATTGTATTATACTCTGGTTATATTAACTTTTTTGTACTAATTGCTCCTTGTGCTCTATGTGAAGGCTTCAGGAAGAGTATCCCCAGTGGTTTgagaggcctgtcctggagatgATCCACCACAACACTGTGTCTTTAGACAAACTGGTGGAAATGGCCTGGGTTGAAATCCTAACCAAGTATGCGGTTGATGAGGAGTGCGACTTCCTGGTTAGTTTGACTCCTCACATTTCTAAACTTGTGTCTTACGTTCAGCTGTTGCGTAACTTTGTAATTGGATCTGTAATCTCATCTACAGGAATCACACCCATAGCATTAGCAGTATGTTAATATTTTGCATTCACTGAACTGCTTCAGGCATTGTCTTTAGAGAACCATAAAACGTTTTCTTCCATTTAGCCTTACCAACTAATAATATATTCTTAAATTTGTAGCTGACTTTGTACAAAAGCAGACAgtatggttttgtatttatattttccctCATTCGCAGTCATTTGTTTCAGTTGCTTTCATCCAATTATAAAAACACTGAAGAGTCTTTGCTAAAAAGGTAATGCAATAGAGAAAACTGCAAAAAATCTTAATGAAACCCCTCCTAGTGGTAGAACAGTGGTAAGCATTATTTGATTGGAAACGtcctgaatcttttttttttctgtaggtGGGGAAGGACAAAAGTTTGCAGGTGAAGGTGGTGAAGATCCACCCCCAAGAAAATCCAGAGGGCGAGGCGGGGGAGAAGAAGCTTGAAGGCGCCTGCGACTCTCCATCAAGCGACAAGGAGAATGCAAGTCAGGAGAACCAGAGGAAGGAGCCTCCTCCCAGAGAGGACGACAACAGGAGGGAAAGTCTCAGTGAGTCCAAATTAATAAAGTTACAATCAGAATTTTAGGCTTTCCTCTTAATATCTTCTTTTAAAATAACAACGCTTCACTTCCTATCAGGTGACAGAGCCAGACGTTCTCCAAGGAAACTTCCCTCTGCcatgaaggaggaaaagaagaggtGGGTTATGCCCAAATTCCTTCCTCTGAAGTACGACGTGAAGCTCATCAGTGAGGAGAAGGTTTGTATCCTGTCTTCAGCACTCAACAAATGTTTAGATGCATTTTCTAATAGTCCTCAACTGATGACAATTTTCTCCGGAAAAATTATCTTTTGACGATTGTTCATTCTTgattaaagacattttaatcccTTCACTCCTGCTATAGGTGATCAGTGATGTCCCTGTAGACAGTCTGTTCAGAACGGAGCGCCCTCCAACAAAGGAGATCATGCGCTACTTCATCAGGCACTATGCGCTGAGGCTGGGCATGGGTGAGAGTGCTCCCTGGGTGGTCGAGGATGAACTGGTGAAAAAGTTTAACCTGCCAAGCAAATTTAGCGACTTTCTTCTTGATCCACACAAGGTAATTCATCCGAGGCCTCTTTCGTGATGTGACTGTTTTTAAAACCTTCGCTTGTTTTTGGCTCACACTCTTGTTTCGCTACAGTTTTTAGCAGAAAATCCCTCTGCGAAGCGTAAGAGCTTGACATCTCCAGAAGGTAAACTTAGCAAGAGGCTCAAGAACTCTGATACGCCAGGAGAGGATTCAGGAAGTGAGAtgggagagaagaaaaggaaaaagaaagatgcTTCGGGCCTGCCCCTTAGTCCCACCATCTGGGGCCACATGCAGGTTACTTGTCTTCTAAGCAAAAAATCCTTTAGAAATACTGCTCAATTATAATGAGGTGAAATGAATGATGTCATGTTGTCTgtatttcagaaaataaaaatgaatggcTCACCGCTGAAGGTAAAGAACTCAGGAAGTCCAAAGAAAGGTGAAGGCAAGGGCTCTGCGCCCTCTACTCCCAAATCAGGCAGAAAGTCTGGGGacaagaaagaaggaaagaaaaccGCAAAGAGCGGAGATAAGAAGCTTGGTGTTCTCAAAGCTTCTAAAAAGGATGGCAAAGCTGGTGGCAAGACACCGAAGATGAAACAGATGACTCTGCTGCATCTGGCTAAGAGCACCTCTGCAGGGAGCCCGAAGAAGAGAGTCCGAAGCACTGGCATGGGTTCACCTAAACTGGGGAAGCCGCTGCACCCCATGgctcttcacctcctccgcTTCTATAAGGAGCATAAGGGAAAAGAGGACAAAAAAACtaccctctcctctctcgtctccaaGGCTGCAAAGACCTTATCGGCAGATGATCGCGGCCGTCTCCCGGAGGAGCTCAAAGAGCTCGTGCAGAAACGCTGGGAGCTTCTTGAGCAAAAGAGACGCTTGGCAGCCATGAGCGAAGAGGAAAAGcaggaagagatgaagaagcgACGCAAAGAAGTCAAAGAGAAACTGCGGGAAAAGGctaaggagagaagggagaaggaGATGTTGGTCCGCCGCGAACAATCACGTCGATATGAGGACCAGGAGATTGAAGGCGGCCAAACCCTGCCGGTGTTCAAGCTTGTTGAAATGCCTGAGGGTTTGCCCAACACCTTGTTTGGTGAGGTTGCCATGGTCGTGGACTTCCTCAACTGCTATGCGGGGCTGCTGATGCCGGATGACCAGTATCCCATCACAGCTGTGGCTCTGTTGGAAGCGTTGGCTGGGGAGCGATCCGGCTTCCTCTACCTGAACCGCGTGCTCGTAGTGCTGCTCCAGACGCTGCTGCAGGATGAGCTGGCCGAGGGCTACAGCGAGCTCGATATGCCCTTATCTGAGATCCCTCTCACCATGCACTCTGTGTCCGAGCTGGCCAGGTTGTGTCTGCGCCCCTGTGATGCTCATGGTGAGGAAAGTGGCCAGGGCTCCGAGGGCTCGGGGCCCATGGGGGGTTTTGATGATGTGGTGACAAGCGAGTTCCTGGAGAAGCTTGGGACAATTGAGGTGTTTGAGCTGGGCCCCGAAGAGAAGGTCAGCCTGCTGGTGGCACTTTGCCACCGCATCCTCATGACCTACTCAGTGGAAGACCATGTCGACGCAATGCAGCAGCGGTCGGCTGAGCTGTGGAAGGAGCGTCTGGCCATGCTGAAGGAGATCAATGATCGCAAGAGGGCTGAGAAGAATAAGCGGATGGAGGCCAAAGGTAGCTGACCGTCACCATAGAGCTTTAGCTGTGGAATAAATAAGAAGATTCAATACTGACATTGTATTATTACTACACAGGGTTTCTTTTAATACTTCCtccaaaatgtaaatataagttGATACAATAAGTAGATTTTTTCCTCTGGTCTCAAAGgtgagaagaaaagagatgGTGTTCTTAAGAAGGAGGTCAAAAAGGAGGTAAAGGTGGAGCTGGAGTCAGAGGACatgatcagctcagtgaagagcCGGCGACTGATGTCTATGCAGGccaagaaggagaaggaggagatggacAAGCAGAACAAAGGTAAACGTCAAAGCAGGCTATGGACCAATTTAAATATGTGACCTTTTCAGAAATCACAAACAAATGCTTTGCTGGTTTGTTCTACTGTTAGTTGGGACAATTTAGATTTTGTTCGGAATTTATAGTTTGTCCATCTATAGGATCTTTTATTAATTTcagtcactgacaggaagacaggacaagttaacattattatatttttctctGTAAGTATACCTCACTCTCTATTTGTCACTGTATTCCCCTGACTCCAGAGCGCATGGAGAAGGAAGCTGAAGAGGAGCGGATGCGTAAACAGAGGGTTTCTGCAGAGAGAGCCTTCCAGGAGGGAATCACAAAAGCCAGACTCATACTGCGCAGGGCGCCACTGGGCACAGACAGAAATCATAACAGGTGTTTACTGCACAGTAATAGATTTTGTACATATACCGATTCTAATAGCTTCAGTCAATTTTTTAACCTTCAAgactttcttgtttttctttagatACTGGCTTTTCTCAGATGTTGTTCCTGGTCTCTACATTGAGAAAGGCTGGGTGCACGAAAGCATTGACTACAACTTCACCCCTCCACTTGAAGAAAAACCAGCTGAGCCtgaagtggaagaggaggaggatggcgaGTCAGCCACTACTAATGAATCGCAAggtaaaatatttcaaaattaaGGAATTATTCTAAATCCATAATGGTGCTTCCctttctttttatgttttcctTAGTTGGCCTTTTATATACAtagtttaatttatatttataataacttGCTTagtaataaatatttgtttatttatatatatttttttaacttaagatgataatttgtttttgttgtaggAGCTGAAGGAACTGAAAAGGATGATGGCAGCATAGATGGTGCTATTAGTGAAGGAGCCCAGCAGGGGGCGGCACCTGACGTCTGTATAGAAACCACTGCTCCCAATCAGGGACAGAATCTCTGGTAAGAGCTGAgcgtgtcttttctttttttcattttgatttcatttttttccctttcatttgatttattttactcctttcctcttttatgCTGTCATTGCCATATTCAAACGtttgtatcttttttttaaccaggTTCATATGTGACAACACAGCTGAGCTTGAGGAGCTGGTGGAAAGTCTTCATTGTCAGGGGGCCAGAGAAAGCGAACTGAAGGCAAAGATAcaaaacaggtaaaaaaaattgtCGCTATAGGGCAAATTATTCAAGTTGTGTGTGACAAGGCGAAAaatctaaaagaaaacaaatatctcccggtGAAAAAGCGGTGACACAAACGAAGATATCAACAAAGTTGTGAAGTGAGTTTGTGCTGATAAGAGCCGGCACCTGCGAAAATCACTTGATCTAGGCAGCAGAGTTAATGCGTCACTTCTGGCCTCTGCTTGCTGCACCCGgctcctccacctctcgcctgaagaTTGAAggcgtctgtgcagaaaacctgctgctgtgtttgtgcatgtgtaaaaGGCAAACTCCATAGCCAAGTCTCCGGATTTTACCTGCAGGtgatgtctgaaaacagattcAATGTTAAACAAATCTCTCCCT from Limanda limanda chromosome 6, fLimLim1.1, whole genome shotgun sequence includes the following:
- the baz1b gene encoding tyrosine-protein kinase BAZ1B: MAPLLGRKPYPLAKPLAEPPGPGEEVYIVEHSKEAFRNKDEYEARLERYSERIWTCKSTGSSQLTHKEAWEEEQEVTELLQEEYPQWFERPVLEMIHHNTVSLDKLVEMAWVEILTKYAVDEECDFLVGKDKSLQVKVVKIHPQENPEGEAGEKKLEGACDSPSSDKENASQENQRKEPPPREDDNRRESLSDRARRSPRKLPSAMKEEKKRWVMPKFLPLKYDVKLISEEKVISDVPVDSLFRTERPPTKEIMRYFIRHYALRLGMGESAPWVVEDELVKKFNLPSKFSDFLLDPHKFLAENPSAKRKSLTSPEGKLSKRLKNSDTPGEDSGSEMGEKKRKKKDASGLPLSPTIWGHMQKIKMNGSPLKVKNSGSPKKGEGKGSAPSTPKSGRKSGDKKEGKKTAKSGDKKLGVLKASKKDGKAGGKTPKMKQMTLLHLAKSTSAGSPKKRVRSTGMGSPKLGKPLHPMALHLLRFYKEHKGKEDKKTTLSSLVSKAAKTLSADDRGRLPEELKELVQKRWELLEQKRRLAAMSEEEKQEEMKKRRKEVKEKLREKAKERREKEMLVRREQSRRYEDQEIEGGQTLPVFKLVEMPEGLPNTLFGEVAMVVDFLNCYAGLLMPDDQYPITAVALLEALAGERSGFLYLNRVLVVLLQTLLQDELAEGYSELDMPLSEIPLTMHSVSELARLCLRPCDAHGEESGQGSEGSGPMGGFDDVVTSEFLEKLGTIEVFELGPEEKVSLLVALCHRILMTYSVEDHVDAMQQRSAELWKERLAMLKEINDRKRAEKNKRMEAKGEKKRDGVLKKEVKKEVKVELESEDMISSVKSRRLMSMQAKKEKEEMDKQNKERMEKEAEEERMRKQRVSAERAFQEGITKARLILRRAPLGTDRNHNRYWLFSDVVPGLYIEKGWVHESIDYNFTPPLEEKPAEPEVEEEEDGESATTNESQGAEGTEKDDGSIDGAISEGAQQGAAPDVCIETTAPNQGQNLWFICDNTAELEELVESLHCQGARESELKAKIQNRYQDIIHSINLTRKGKIGLRTCDGFEELLKYLRSDIQEVASRLHKGGLGYLEDNVDIEEQLKDTESLKDFGECIITIQACVIKKFLQGFMAPKQKKKRRQGGEENSKAEEVDEEKRLAEEARVATAVEKWKTAIREAQTFSRMHLLLGMLDACIKWDMSAENARCKVCRKKGEDEKLILCDECNKAFHLFCLRPVLHRIPAGEWRCPACQPTVARRGSRSRNYKQDTDEEEDEEESEEEDSDEEEDDEEDNDYKAMGHTLRPRKKNKQSSSRQKHSKSKPKTPPSSSSQSSKHRAGPNSPADIDELVRQSSQSGVRRQAKELERCEEILKKLTKFRYSWPFRDPVSTEEAEDYLDIISQPMDFQTMLGKLSQGEYRHGNDFLEDIKLVFSNAEEYNHQGSTVLSCMVKTEQSFTELLQKLLPGLSYLRRRSRKRISQAPATSEEEEEEEEEEKEEEEEEEEEEEEKEEEDEEQEEEPRKKMQNGKSNRKKPRNVRGQKDEESESDDDDDDGRRRSKRSSATSGKKDYREENSDGERDTRRARPREDRSSQQQRHSKRQKRS